One Castanea sativa cultivar Marrone di Chiusa Pesio chromosome 4, ASM4071231v1 DNA window includes the following coding sequences:
- the LOC142630899 gene encoding loganic acid O-methyltransferase-like, giving the protein MAYTTNGGNGQYSYSNNSSFQRGAADAAKELINEAIAEKLDIQNFSSSNTFRVTDLGCSVGPNTILAMQNIVDAVELKYQSQGHNTPEFQVFFNDNASNDFNTLFTSLPPDRKYYAAAVPGSFYSRLFPNASLHFAFSSYALQCLSQVPKEVLDKSSPAWNKGRIHYSNASDKVVQSYAAQYAQDMECFLNARAQEVVYGGFMVIIIPGRPNGLPHSQAMVNMVGEILGSCLLDIAKKGIISEEKVDTFNLPTYFASPQEVEAIVERNGCFCLERMEILPQAIPSGNFSRGKVMSSQIRAGMEGMFKEHFGEEIIDELFDALHKKLDESSIFDSGNGSNLFVLLNRIATV; this is encoded by the exons agaggaGCGGCCGATGCTGCCAAGGAACTTATCAATGAGGCAATAGCTGAAAAGCTTGACATACAGAACTTTTCTTCTTCCAACACCTTTCGAGTCACAGATTTGGGTTGCTCTGTTGGACCTAACACAATATTGGCAATGCAAAACATAGTTGATGCAGTGGAGCTCAAATATCAATCTCAAGGACATAACACTCCTGAATTCCAAGTTTTCTTTAACGATAATGCTTCAAATGATTTTAACACACTCTTTACATCCCTGCCTCCAGACAGGAAATATTATGCAGCAGCCGTGCCGGGTTCTTTTTATTCTCGCTTATTTCCTAATGCCTCTCTTCACTTTGCTTTCTCTTCCTATGCCCTACAATGTCTTTCTCAAGTACCAAAAGAGGTGTTGGACAAAAGCTCTCCGGCTTGGAATAAAGGGAGGATCCACTACTCAAATGCTTCAGACAAAGTTGTTCAGTCTTATGCAGCTCAATATGCTCAGGACATGGAGTGCTTTTTAAATGCTAGAGCACAAGAGGTTGTATATGGAGGATTTATGGTAATAATCATCCCAGGCCGTCCCAATGGACTCCCTCATTCACAAGCTATGGTCAATATGGTAGGAGAAATCTTGGGATCTTGCTTGCTAGACATCGCTAAGAAG GGTATCATTAGTGAAGAGAAAGTCGACACCTTCAATCTACCAACATATTTTGCATCTCCCCAAGAAGTGGAAGCAATTGTGGAACGAAATGGATGTTTCTGTCTAGAAAGAATGGAAATTCTACCTCAAGCAATACCGAGTGGTAATTTTTCAAGAGGCAAGGTGATGTCGTCTCAAATTAGAGCCGGCATGGAGGGAATGTTTAAGGAGCATTTTGGAGAGGAGATTATAGATGAGCTCTTTGATGCATTGCACAAGAAACTTGATGAATCGTCCATATTCGATTCAGGGAATGGatctaatttatttgtgttactCAATCGCATAGCAACCGTTTAG
- the LOC142630801 gene encoding ATP synthase subunit beta, mitochondrial-like, whose product MSSSSRKLLTTLLRSAPLRRPTTTTTRLPPRSPLARPAAYLLPRAAHYSTATPSKPPPSPSSPPPAPSGKITDENSGKGAVGKVCQVIGAVVDVRFETGLPPILTALELLNNPTRVVLEVAQHLGENMVRCIAMDGTEGVVRGQPVLNTGAPITVPVGRATLGRIINVIGEAVDERGEIKTDHYLPIHREAPAFVEQATEQQILVTGIKVVDLLAPYQRGGKIGLFGGAGVGKTVLIMELINNVAKAHGGFSVFAGVGERTREGNDLYREMIESGVIKLENQDESKCALVYGQMNEPPGARARVGLTGLTVAEHFRDAEGQDVLLFIDNIFRFTQANSEVSALLGRIPSAVGYQPTLATDLGELQERITTTKKGSITSVQAIYVPADDLTDPAPATTFAHLDATTVLSRQISELGIYPAVDPLDSTSRMLSPRILGEEHYNTARGVQKVLQDYKNLQDIIAILGMDELSEDDKLTVARARKIQRFLSQPFHVAEVFTGAAGKYVELKESVNSFQGVIDGTYDDLSEQSFYMVGGIEEVIAKAEKIAKESAA is encoded by the exons ATGTCCTCTTCCTCACGCAAACTCCTCACCACTCTCCTCCGCTCCGCTCCTCTCCGCcgccccaccaccaccaccacaagaCTCCCCCCGCGATCCCCACTCGCGCGCCCCGCCGCCTACCTCCTCCCCCGCGCGGCGCATTACTCCACAGCCACTCCTTCAAAGCCGCCGCCGTCGCCGTCGTCTCCCCCGCCTGCTCCCTCCGGAAAGATCACCGATGAGAACTCAGGTAAGGGCGCGGTCGGAAAGGTGTGCCAGGTCATCGGAGCCGTCGTGGACGTCCGATTCGAAACCGGACTGCCGCCGATTCTGACGGCTCTGGAGCTGCTGAACAATCCGACCAGGGTTGTGCTGGAGGTGGCTCAGCATTTGGGTGAGAACATGGTGCGATGCATTGCTATGGACGGCACTGAAGGAGTCGTTAGAGGTCAGCCAGTCCTCAACACTGGCGCTCCCATCACC GTGCCGGTTGGAAGGGCTACACTTGGCCGCATCATTAATGTTATTGGAGAGGCCGTCGATGAGAGAGGCGAAATAA AAACGGATCACTATCTGCCTATCCATAGAGAAGCGCCCGCCTTTGTTGAGCAGGCGACCGAGCAGCAGATTCTTGTTACTGGAATTAAG GTTGTTGATCTCCTTGCACCTTACCAAAGAGGTGGAAAGATTGGGCTCTTTGGTGGTGCGGGTGTTGGCAAGACTGTGCTCATTATGGAACTCATTAACAATGTTGCTAAGGCTCATG GTGGTTTCTCTGTATTTGCCGGTGTTGGAGAGCGTACTCGTGAGGGTAATGACTTGTACAGAGAAATGATTGAAAGTGGTGTTATTAAGCTTGAAAATCAG GATGAAAGCAAGTGTGCTCTTGTGTATGGTCAAATGAATGAGCCTCCTGGTGCTCGTGCTCGTGTTGGACTTACAGGGCTGACTGTCGCTGAGCATTTCCGAGATGCTGAGGGCCAAGATGTGCTTCTCTTCATTGATAACATTTTCCGCTTCACCCAA GCTAACTCGGAGGTGTCTGCTTTGCTTGGCCGCATACCGTCTGCTGTTGGTTACCAACCTACCTTGGCTACAGATCTTGGAGAACTTCAAGAGCGTATTACCACTACCAAGAAGGGTTCAATCACATCTGTTCAGGCTATTTATGTCCCTGCTGATGACTTGACAGATCCGGCTCCTGCAACCACTTTTGCCCATCTTGATGCCACAACAGTGCTGTCCCGGCAG ATTTCTGAGCTTGGTATCTATCCTGCTGTTGACCCCTTGGATTCTACATCTCGCATGCTTTCTCCTCGTATTTTGGGTGAAGAACACTATAATACTGCTCGTGGTGTTCAGAAAGTTCTCCAAGACTATAAGAACCTTCAAGACATTATTGCCATTTTGGGAATGGATGAGCTCAGTGAAGATGACAAGTTGACAGTAGCTCGTGCTCGTAAGATCCAGAGGTTCTTGAGCCAGCCTTTCCATGTTGCAGAAGTCTTCACTGGAGCTGCAGGAAAATATGTTGAGCTGAAAGAGAGCGTTAACAGCTTCCAG GGAGTCATTGATGGAACCTATGATGATCTTTCTGAGCAGTCATTTTACATGGTTGGTGGAATTGAAGAAGTCATTGCAAAGGCAGAGAAGATTGCCAAGGAGTCTGCTGCTTAG